Proteins encoded by one window of Haloarcula pelagica:
- a CDS encoding carbohydrate ABC transporter permease: MATQDTDPTAEFRKNQSWLYDSKPGAYVRKTAIGLLTLVVGAFILFPLYWMVVTAFKTTAEIQQIPPTVFPENFSLEGFRLVIESSIQAGGYAGLVQNLFGVTVSSAIDINLLGLVVSSLKVAVGAGLIAVVLGTGASYVLSRRDFRGKNLLMSLLLASLMFPGTAIMVPEWELISTLGLFNTHLALILIYGAMTAPFVVWLMKGFFDDFPDSIIEASRIDQCSAFETFWYVLVPMARNSLIASFIFAFLLAWNELVFALTLLDNSKFTVPPGLLTFVQGFNTQWNVVAAASIIVSIPVLAGLAYIQRYFVQGLTGGAIKG; this comes from the coding sequence ATGGCGACTCAAGACACAGACCCGACCGCAGAGTTCCGCAAGAATCAGTCGTGGCTCTACGACTCGAAACCGGGAGCCTACGTCAGGAAGACCGCGATCGGCCTCCTGACGCTCGTCGTCGGGGCGTTCATCCTGTTCCCGCTGTACTGGATGGTCGTCACGGCGTTCAAGACGACCGCGGAGATCCAGCAGATCCCGCCGACGGTCTTCCCCGAGAACTTCTCGCTGGAAGGGTTCCGACTCGTCATCGAGTCGTCGATCCAGGCGGGCGGCTACGCCGGACTGGTCCAGAACCTCTTCGGGGTGACGGTGTCGTCGGCGATCGACATCAACCTGCTCGGCCTGGTCGTCAGTAGCCTCAAGGTCGCTGTCGGGGCCGGCCTCATCGCGGTCGTCCTCGGGACGGGGGCGTCGTACGTCCTCTCGCGCCGGGACTTCCGCGGGAAGAACCTCCTGATGAGTCTGCTGCTGGCGTCGCTGATGTTCCCCGGGACTGCCATCATGGTGCCCGAGTGGGAACTCATTTCGACGCTGGGGCTGTTCAACACGCATCTGGCGCTGATCCTGATCTACGGGGCGATGACCGCGCCGTTCGTCGTCTGGCTGATGAAAGGCTTCTTCGACGATTTCCCGGATTCGATCATCGAGGCCTCGCGAATCGACCAGTGTTCGGCCTTCGAGACGTTCTGGTACGTGCTCGTGCCGATGGCGCGCAACTCGCTGATCGCCTCGTTCATCTTCGCGTTCTTGCTCGCGTGGAACGAACTGGTGTTCGCGCTGACGCTGTTGGACAACTCGAAGTTCACCGTCCCGCCAGGGCTGCTGACGTTCGTCCAGGGGTTCAACACGCAGTGGAACGTCGTCGCGGCGGCGTCGATCATCGTCTCGATCCCGGTGCTCGCTGGCTTAGCGTACATCCAGCGGTACTTCGTCCAGGGCCTCACCGGCGGGGCGATCAAGGGGTAA
- a CDS encoding carbohydrate ABC transporter permease, translating into MSYVDHAQSSYENVSKHVPESLRVYLPILPVMTLVGVFILYPIAQAIYSSFFAKSLLQPDQAEFVGLANYVEIWTDPDIHQVLWNTAIWVSVGSLAAIVLGFLMGWLLDEKLPYTSVASAIVLIPWVLPRVVGASIWQFMFGGSQGIINELLVQLGFVDEYIVMLGSTELSLWPPIIGMIWRLAPLFALLTLTSLQGIDEHLYEAARMDGATPWEQFRYITIPMMKYNLAIGFLLMLIYNVRNFSMVWVMTKGGPGVSSSTLPVMIYRAAFIDFEVGFASALSVMLFVVLLVFSYYYIQFYDKVQGEM; encoded by the coding sequence ATGAGTTACGTAGACCACGCACAGTCGTCCTACGAGAACGTGAGCAAGCACGTCCCGGAGAGCCTCCGGGTGTACCTGCCGATCCTGCCAGTGATGACGCTGGTCGGGGTGTTCATCCTCTACCCCATCGCGCAGGCGATCTACTCCAGTTTCTTCGCGAAGAGCCTGCTCCAGCCCGACCAGGCCGAGTTCGTCGGGCTGGCCAACTACGTGGAGATCTGGACCGACCCCGACATCCACCAAGTGCTCTGGAACACGGCCATCTGGGTGAGCGTCGGCAGTCTGGCCGCGATCGTCCTCGGCTTCCTGATGGGGTGGCTCTTAGACGAGAAACTCCCCTACACGAGCGTCGCCAGCGCCATCGTGTTGATCCCGTGGGTGCTCCCCCGCGTCGTCGGCGCGTCGATCTGGCAGTTCATGTTCGGCGGCTCTCAGGGCATCATCAACGAACTGCTCGTGCAACTGGGGTTCGTCGACGAGTACATCGTCATGCTGGGCTCGACGGAACTGTCGCTGTGGCCGCCCATCATCGGGATGATCTGGCGGCTCGCGCCGCTGTTCGCACTGCTGACGCTGACCTCGTTGCAGGGGATCGACGAACACCTCTACGAGGCCGCGCGGATGGACGGTGCGACGCCGTGGGAGCAGTTCCGGTACATCACCATCCCGATGATGAAGTACAACCTCGCCATCGGCTTCCTCCTGATGCTCATTTATAACGTCAGGAACTTCTCGATGGTGTGGGTGATGACCAAGGGCGGTCCCGGCGTCTCCAGCAGCACGCTCCCGGTGATGATCTACCGCGCGGCCTTTATCGACTTCGAGGTCGGCTTCGCGTCCGCGCTCTCGGTGATGCTGTTCGTCGTGTTGCTGGTGTTCTCGTACTACTACATCCAGTTCTACGACAAAGTCCAAGGTGAAATGTAA
- a CDS encoding ABC transporter substrate-binding protein yields the protein MAAGLAGCGGDGGSGGGGGSGGGDGGSGGDGGSGTQNLDFWLFGGIPAEREYISGHYDAYETHNVSYQHQEWGQKYQIIASAAANDNLPHVMAGQCQQIPDYVGAGAIQPLDQDAYADQLEEVNSHFIQANIDTVVYEGLGETSGERQWGLPGGYADLGPFIDIRTDYLEQTSFDAPPRNWPELIQLGQEMQEIDEVSAAITAPGTDFGLTTGYFIGFVYANGGRYFDPETMEATVDEPGFVDAVKLYQDIADAGLFPDSMAENNHIAAGRLLREGESGIFITYSHANAVYQTTGAPQAWLDGEGHTVTRAPLPESPSGSFQPQDLLLQNAQGFMMGAGSGSGAQQDAAFDYISWWNQPEQLAPWTYSADADVGIRGRVPTLQSAFEEPSDLFQSQFGDLVTLYENDDLFTRTSRFPSFSGIAQMQSIINTQVIQPVVLGNATAEEACQNANSQIQEVVDEEIA from the coding sequence ATGGCCGCGGGGCTCGCCGGGTGTGGCGGTGACGGCGGTAGTGGCGGGGGCGGCGGCAGCGGTGGCGGCGATGGAGGCAGTGGTGGCGACGGCGGCTCCGGGACACAGAACCTCGATTTCTGGCTGTTCGGCGGCATCCCGGCCGAACGGGAGTACATCAGCGGCCACTACGACGCCTACGAAACACACAACGTCAGCTACCAACACCAGGAGTGGGGCCAGAAGTACCAGATCATCGCCTCCGCGGCCGCCAACGACAACCTGCCACACGTGATGGCCGGCCAGTGCCAGCAGATCCCCGACTACGTCGGCGCGGGCGCTATCCAGCCTCTCGACCAGGACGCCTACGCCGACCAGCTCGAAGAGGTCAACAGCCACTTCATCCAGGCCAACATCGACACTGTCGTCTACGAGGGCCTCGGCGAGACCAGCGGCGAACGCCAGTGGGGACTCCCCGGCGGCTACGCCGACCTCGGTCCATTCATCGACATCCGAACCGACTACCTCGAACAGACCAGCTTCGACGCCCCCCCGCGGAACTGGCCCGAACTCATCCAACTCGGCCAGGAGATGCAGGAGATCGACGAAGTCTCCGCCGCCATCACCGCGCCCGGAACCGACTTCGGGCTCACCACCGGCTACTTCATCGGCTTCGTCTACGCCAACGGCGGCCGCTACTTCGATCCCGAAACCATGGAGGCCACTGTCGACGAACCCGGCTTCGTCGACGCGGTAAAGCTGTACCAGGACATCGCCGATGCAGGCCTGTTCCCCGACTCGATGGCCGAGAACAACCACATCGCCGCCGGTCGCCTCCTCCGAGAGGGTGAGTCGGGTATCTTCATCACGTACTCACACGCGAACGCGGTGTATCAGACCACCGGCGCACCCCAGGCGTGGCTCGACGGCGAGGGACACACCGTCACCCGTGCCCCGCTGCCCGAGTCACCGTCGGGCAGCTTCCAGCCCCAGGACCTCCTCTTGCAGAACGCACAGGGGTTCATGATGGGTGCCGGCTCGGGAAGCGGCGCACAGCAGGACGCCGCGTTCGACTACATCAGCTGGTGGAACCAGCCCGAACAGCTCGCCCCCTGGACGTACAGCGCGGACGCCGATGTCGGCATCCGCGGGCGCGTCCCCACGCTCCAGAGCGCGTTCGAAGAGCCAAGCGACCTGTTCCAGAGCCAGTTCGGTGACCTCGTCACCCTCTACGAGAACGACGACCTGTTCACCCGGACTTCCCGGTTCCCCTCCTTCTCGGGCATCGCACAGATGCAGAGTATCATCAACACGCAGGTCATCCAGCCGGTGGTGCTCGGTAACGCCACCGCCGAGGAGGCCTGTCAGAACGCCAACTCCCAGATTCAGGAAGTCGTCGACGAAGAGATCGCCTGA
- a CDS encoding LUD domain-containing protein, translating into MTETDATFEASLDELGVSVTRTAASEVGAALDEAVREPAVGVAPEDEFTETSLPFTEAGVELDPTPAALDEARTGVSTADLGVADYGSLVLTQTDRGSELVTLFVEHHVVLVHEADIAPDMDTAVETLEATLNRTRGSVILATGPSATADMGALVRGAHGPESVHVIVIEEGT; encoded by the coding sequence ATGACCGAAACCGACGCCACCTTCGAAGCGTCTCTCGACGAGTTAGGTGTGTCAGTAACCCGCACAGCCGCCTCGGAAGTCGGTGCGGCCCTCGACGAAGCAGTCCGCGAGCCGGCCGTCGGGGTCGCCCCGGAGGACGAGTTCACGGAGACGAGTCTCCCGTTCACGGAGGCCGGGGTGGAGCTCGATCCGACGCCTGCCGCACTCGACGAGGCCCGGACTGGCGTCTCCACTGCCGACCTCGGGGTGGCCGACTACGGCTCGCTCGTGTTGACCCAGACGGATCGAGGGAGCGAGTTGGTGACGCTCTTCGTCGAACACCACGTCGTCCTCGTTCACGAGGCCGATATCGCTCCGGATATGGACACCGCCGTCGAGACGCTCGAAGCGACACTCAACCGGACCCGGGGGAGCGTGATCCTCGCGACCGGGCCGAGCGCGACGGCGGACATGGGAGCGCTCGTCAGGGGTGCACACGGCCCGGAATCGGTCCACGTTATCGTCATCGAGGAGGGGACGTGA
- a CDS encoding LUD domain-containing protein — protein sequence MASADELRELMRTEGAAVAQNTQGFNEGRYRSVADLSDYEELKSEARAIKEDAIERLPDLLDQLTDAVEENGGTVYIADDAADANDYIREVVADRDADRLVKSKSMTSEEIEVNDALEADGVDVVETDLGEWVLQVADEAPSHIVAPAIHKSRESIAELFNEVFDPDQPLETAEELTRFARGKLGEQIVDAEVGLTGANFVTADTGTMALVTSEGNARKTVAATDTHIAVAGVEKVIPTVGDLHPFVELIGRSGTGQDITSYVSLLTPPVDTPVVDFEDDETPLSEHDTDRDFHLVLIDNGRLAMREDEHLKETLYCIRCSACSNSCANFQSVGGHAFGGETYSGGIATGWEAGIEGLDVAAEFNDLCTGCSRCVNACPVGIDIPWINTVVRDRVNREDDRPAEWLVDGLTPDEEDKGAPLQKRFFGNFETVAKLGSATAPLSNWLADAGPSRWAMARFLDIDPRRELPTFERETFVDWAERRDSTVDDPDRRAVVYPDLYTNHVQVERGKATVKALEALGVDVTVPSVASSGRAPLSQGMVATAEDHAERVTEALAPHVADGRDVVVIEPSDHAMFQREYEKLLDEATFTELAENSYEVFEYVYGLVENGTDTDALPTVEDGRLAYHSHCQQRTLGLEAHTVAVLELCGYDVTTSDVECCGMAGSFGYKSDYYELSMDVGDRLRDQLEADGVEDRQVVASGTSCLEQIDALLERQPRHPIELLAE from the coding sequence ATGGCGTCCGCCGACGAACTCCGTGAACTGATGCGGACCGAGGGTGCGGCAGTCGCACAGAACACCCAGGGATTCAACGAAGGGCGGTATCGGTCGGTCGCCGATCTGTCCGACTACGAGGAGCTGAAATCCGAGGCACGGGCGATCAAGGAGGACGCGATCGAGCGGCTCCCGGACCTCCTCGATCAACTGACCGACGCCGTCGAGGAAAACGGCGGAACGGTCTACATCGCCGACGACGCAGCCGACGCGAACGACTACATCCGCGAGGTCGTCGCGGACCGCGACGCCGACCGCCTGGTCAAGAGCAAGTCGATGACCAGCGAGGAGATCGAAGTGAACGACGCCCTCGAAGCCGACGGCGTCGATGTCGTCGAGACGGACCTCGGCGAGTGGGTCCTGCAGGTCGCCGACGAGGCGCCGTCTCACATCGTCGCGCCGGCGATCCACAAGTCACGCGAGAGCATCGCGGAGCTGTTCAACGAGGTGTTCGATCCCGACCAACCGCTCGAAACCGCCGAAGAACTGACGCGCTTCGCGCGCGGGAAACTGGGTGAACAGATCGTCGATGCCGAGGTCGGCCTCACCGGTGCGAACTTCGTCACGGCCGATACAGGGACGATGGCGTTGGTCACGAGCGAGGGCAACGCCCGCAAGACCGTCGCGGCCACGGACACCCACATCGCGGTCGCCGGCGTCGAGAAGGTGATCCCGACGGTCGGCGACCTCCACCCGTTCGTCGAACTCATCGGCCGGTCCGGGACCGGACAGGACATCACGTCGTACGTCTCGCTGTTGACCCCGCCCGTCGACACGCCCGTCGTCGACTTCGAGGACGACGAGACGCCGCTGTCGGAGCACGACACCGACCGGGACTTTCACCTCGTTCTCATCGACAACGGCCGACTGGCGATGCGCGAGGACGAACACCTCAAGGAGACGCTGTACTGCATCCGCTGTTCGGCCTGTTCGAACTCCTGTGCGAACTTCCAGAGCGTGGGCGGCCACGCCTTCGGCGGCGAGACGTACTCGGGTGGCATCGCCACCGGCTGGGAGGCCGGCATCGAGGGACTGGACGTGGCAGCGGAGTTCAACGACCTCTGTACGGGCTGTAGCCGCTGTGTGAACGCCTGTCCGGTCGGTATCGACATCCCGTGGATCAACACCGTGGTCCGCGATCGGGTCAACCGCGAGGACGACCGACCGGCGGAGTGGCTGGTCGACGGGCTCACGCCCGACGAGGAGGACAAGGGCGCACCGCTCCAGAAGCGCTTTTTCGGCAACTTCGAGACGGTGGCGAAACTGGGGAGCGCGACCGCGCCGCTGTCGAACTGGCTCGCCGACGCCGGCCCGTCACGGTGGGCGATGGCCCGGTTCCTGGACATCGACCCGCGGCGTGAGCTGCCGACCTTCGAGCGTGAGACGTTCGTCGACTGGGCCGAGCGACGCGACTCGACAGTTGACGATCCCGACCGACGAGCCGTTGTCTACCCGGACCTGTACACGAACCACGTCCAGGTCGAGCGGGGGAAAGCGACCGTGAAGGCCCTCGAAGCTCTCGGTGTCGACGTGACCGTTCCGTCCGTCGCCTCCAGCGGCCGGGCACCACTATCCCAGGGGATGGTCGCGACCGCCGAAGACCACGCCGAACGGGTCACGGAGGCGCTGGCACCACACGTCGCCGACGGGCGGGACGTGGTCGTCATCGAGCCCAGCGACCACGCGATGTTCCAGCGCGAGTACGAGAAACTGCTGGACGAGGCGACGTTCACGGAGCTGGCCGAGAACAGCTACGAAGTGTTCGAGTACGTCTACGGCCTCGTCGAGAACGGGACAGACACGGATGCGCTTCCGACTGTCGAGGACGGTCGACTCGCCTACCACAGCCACTGCCAGCAGCGAACTCTCGGTCTCGAAGCACACACGGTCGCCGTCCTGGAACTGTGCGGGTACGACGTGACGACCTCGGATGTCGAGTGTTGCGGGATGGCCGGGAGTTTCGGCTACAAGTCGGACTACTACGAACTCAGCATGGATGTTGGGGATCGGCTCCGGGACCAACTCGAAGCGGACGGCGTCGAGGACAGACAGGTCGTCGCCAGCGGCACCTCCTGTCTCGAACAGATCGACGCACTCCTCGAACGACAGCCGCGCCACCCGATCGAACTGCTCGCCGAATAG
- the rhcC gene encoding L-rhamnono-1,4-lactonase, translated as MFDTHTHAWDKPSADHPWVNGPIVDLVDSFDVHTVYTADRLLADMDRNGIDEAVVVGYPICDWTDNWYTVETAAEYDRLHGIVMLDPFADDAAVHLRRCMDTDGVLGFRLGAACPYDRMWETFDPDVSWLRAAIEETEFWEAAVETDAVVQILCDHRQLDQALELVEAYPELTYLFDHFAHADPETPTDEGTFAQFADLAQYDGVAVKVSEMPHMSDSAFPYADMHDHVRWYLDTFGRERVVWGSDYPNVSDVATYPETYNWLRQVDSVSKKDRQWITGTSFRRHVGLD; from the coding sequence ATGTTTGATACCCATACCCACGCCTGGGACAAACCGAGCGCCGACCATCCGTGGGTGAACGGCCCGATCGTCGACCTCGTCGACTCGTTCGACGTTCACACCGTCTACACGGCCGACCGCCTGCTGGCCGACATGGACCGAAACGGGATCGACGAGGCCGTCGTGGTCGGCTATCCGATCTGTGACTGGACGGACAACTGGTACACGGTGGAGACGGCGGCCGAGTACGACCGACTCCACGGGATCGTGATGCTCGACCCGTTCGCCGACGACGCGGCGGTCCATCTTCGACGCTGCATGGACACCGACGGCGTCCTCGGGTTTCGCCTGGGTGCAGCCTGTCCGTACGACCGGATGTGGGAGACGTTCGATCCGGACGTGAGTTGGCTCCGGGCGGCCATCGAGGAGACCGAATTCTGGGAAGCCGCGGTCGAGACGGACGCTGTCGTCCAGATTCTCTGCGATCACCGCCAACTGGACCAGGCGCTCGAACTCGTCGAGGCGTATCCGGAGTTGACCTACCTGTTCGACCACTTCGCGCACGCGGACCCGGAGACGCCCACGGACGAGGGGACGTTCGCGCAGTTCGCCGACCTCGCCCAATACGACGGTGTCGCGGTGAAGGTCTCGGAGATGCCACACATGTCCGACTCGGCGTTTCCCTACGCGGACATGCACGACCACGTCCGCTGGTATCTCGACACTTTCGGCCGGGAGCGTGTCGTCTGGGGGTCCGACTACCCCAACGTCAGCGATGTCGCCACGTACCCCGAGACCTACAACTGGCTCCGGCAGGTCGATTCGGTGTCGAAGAAAGACCGGCAGTGGATCACGGGAACCTCGTTCAGACGCCACGTCGGCCTCGACTGA
- a CDS encoding L-rhamnose mutarotase, translated as MARIAFHLRIKEGQREAYREEHEDVPEALESAYLDSEAGIETYSVFEKGGHVFGFLEVEDPAVIKEAMAESEAQAAWNEVMDPILVEEDDQWMDEVYRMV; from the coding sequence ATGGCGCGAATAGCGTTCCACCTCCGTATCAAAGAGGGGCAACGAGAGGCGTACCGCGAGGAACACGAGGACGTACCCGAGGCACTGGAGTCGGCGTATCTCGACTCCGAAGCGGGCATCGAGACGTACAGCGTCTTCGAGAAGGGCGGCCACGTGTTCGGGTTCCTGGAGGTCGAAGACCCGGCGGTGATCAAAGAGGCCATGGCCGAAAGCGAGGCGCAGGCAGCGTGGAACGAGGTGATGGACCCCATCCTCGTCGAGGAGGACGACCAGTGGATGGACGAGGTCTACCGGATGGTCTGA
- a CDS encoding SDR family NAD(P)-dependent oxidoreductase: MSAQGPDSGSTDTRLTDRHVVVTGGAQGIGRGIAVRCARAGADVTVFDTNTEDADVTADQVRETGSGATVVEVDVADAASVDSGVEAAVEALGPIHGVVNNAGIQQSIPLLETTEAEWDRHFAVNTKGTFLVAKRIAAQMIADDVAGSIVNISSVGAERPFTGQGAYGASKAAVLALTTVLAKELAEHDITANAIKPGTVETPMVDQWLTEKAAQSDQSPEEVLSESLDTHILDRPAQPAEIGHVAVLLLSAEGEWITGESIAVDGGYLKA; encoded by the coding sequence ATGTCTGCACAAGGGCCAGACAGCGGTTCCACCGACACACGGCTTACCGATCGCCACGTCGTCGTCACCGGCGGTGCGCAGGGAATCGGCCGCGGCATCGCGGTGAGATGTGCGCGCGCAGGTGCCGACGTTACTGTCTTCGACACGAACACCGAGGACGCCGACGTGACGGCCGATCAGGTCAGGGAGACGGGGAGTGGGGCGACCGTGGTCGAGGTCGACGTGGCCGACGCGGCGTCCGTCGACAGTGGCGTCGAAGCGGCCGTCGAGGCGCTCGGGCCGATCCACGGCGTCGTCAACAACGCCGGCATCCAGCAGTCGATCCCGCTCCTCGAGACGACCGAAGCCGAGTGGGACCGACACTTCGCGGTCAACACGAAAGGGACGTTCCTCGTCGCAAAGCGGATCGCTGCGCAGATGATCGCCGACGATGTCGCGGGGAGCATCGTCAACATCTCCTCCGTGGGGGCAGAACGACCGTTCACCGGACAGGGAGCGTACGGTGCGTCGAAGGCCGCAGTACTGGCGCTGACGACGGTCCTGGCGAAGGAACTCGCCGAGCACGACATCACGGCGAACGCGATCAAACCGGGGACGGTCGAGACCCCGATGGTCGACCAGTGGCTCACGGAGAAGGCGGCACAGAGCGACCAGTCGCCCGAGGAGGTCCTGTCGGAGTCGCTCGACACGCACATCCTCGACAGGCCGGCACAGCCGGCGGAGATCGGGCACGTCGCCGTGCTGTTGCTCTCGGCGGAGGGCGAGTGGATAACCGGCGAGTCGATCGCCGTCGACGGCGGGTATCTCAAAGCCTGA
- a CDS encoding NAD(P)-dependent alcohol dehydrogenase, giving the protein MRAAVLVEPTEFELEERPRPSPGPDDVLVAVRDVGICGSDIHYYEHGRIGDYVVEEPLVLGHESAGEVAAVGENVTGLAPGDRVALEPGVPCRRCAHCKRGDYHLCEDVTFMATPPHDGAFAEYVAWPADFAYKLPDSVSTAAGALCEPLSVGIHACRRGDIGTGDTVLVTGAGPIGLLVMEAARAAGATDVLVTDVVAEKLTRAEARGADLAIDVTEADLETAVDEYTDGVGADVVVEASGATPSIQSTFDAVRRGGTVVLVGLADEATVPVDVLELIDNEIDVAGSFRYKNTYDAAVALLADGSVDVEGLIDFEAPLDGIDDAFGRAMDPTAVKGMITFDG; this is encoded by the coding sequence ATGCGTGCTGCAGTGTTAGTCGAGCCCACGGAGTTCGAACTCGAAGAGCGTCCCAGACCGTCGCCCGGTCCCGACGATGTCCTCGTCGCCGTCCGCGATGTCGGCATCTGCGGGTCGGACATCCACTACTACGAACACGGTCGCATCGGCGACTACGTCGTCGAGGAGCCGCTCGTCCTCGGCCACGAGAGCGCCGGGGAGGTCGCGGCGGTCGGCGAGAACGTCACGGGACTGGCCCCCGGCGACCGTGTCGCGCTCGAACCCGGTGTCCCCTGTCGGCGGTGTGCCCACTGCAAGCGCGGGGACTACCACCTCTGTGAGGATGTCACGTTTATGGCGACGCCGCCACACGACGGCGCCTTCGCCGAGTACGTCGCGTGGCCGGCCGACTTTGCGTACAAACTCCCCGACAGCGTCTCGACCGCGGCGGGCGCGCTCTGTGAACCGCTTTCGGTCGGCATCCACGCGTGCCGTCGGGGTGACATCGGGACCGGCGACACGGTGCTCGTCACGGGGGCCGGCCCAATCGGCCTGCTCGTGATGGAAGCCGCCCGCGCCGCCGGCGCGACTGACGTGCTCGTCACCGACGTTGTCGCGGAGAAACTGACCCGCGCGGAGGCGAGAGGGGCGGATCTGGCTATCGATGTCACCGAGGCGGACCTCGAAACGGCGGTCGACGAGTACACCGACGGCGTCGGCGCGGATGTCGTCGTCGAAGCCTCTGGCGCCACGCCCTCTATCCAGTCGACGTTCGATGCCGTCCGTCGCGGCGGAACTGTCGTCCTCGTGGGGCTGGCGGACGAAGCGACCGTCCCGGTCGACGTGCTGGAACTCATCGACAACGAGATCGATGTCGCCGGCTCGTTTCGGTACAAGAACACGTACGACGCTGCCGTCGCCCTCCTCGCGGACGGGAGCGTCGATGTCGAGGGGCTGATCGATTTCGAGGCGCCGCTCGACGGGATCGACGACGCCTTCGGCCGTGCGATGGACCCGACGGCAGTCAAGGGGATGATCACGTTCGACGGCTGA
- the dgoD gene encoding galactonate dehydratase, with the protein MQITDYELFAIPPRWLLLKLETDEGVVGWGEPIIQGRLETVRTAVSELVEGYLLGMDPLRIEYHWRKLYQSGYFRGGPVLMSALAGIDQALWDIKGRHYDAPIHDLLGGHVRDRMLVYQWIGGADPDKIADSARQHSERGYRAFKLNNPRKFRPMETTRAVERVVDRVAALRDAVGSDALVGVDFHGRVSKPMALELLRRLEPFNLMFADQPLTPEHGEAFGALNQQTSVPVSTGERHYSRYDFKPLLTENAVSVIQPDVTHVGGISEMRKVASMAQAFDVAVVPHCPLGPIAFAASLQVGFASQNVVMQEQDLTLHDPASSQGLALLEDPATFEFEDGYVERPTGPGLGIEVDEAYLREKAQSDVNWYNPVWHHEDGSVAEW; encoded by the coding sequence CGCGATTCCGCCCCGGTGGTTACTGCTCAAACTGGAGACCGACGAGGGGGTCGTCGGCTGGGGTGAGCCGATCATCCAGGGGCGACTGGAGACGGTTCGGACGGCGGTGTCCGAACTCGTCGAGGGGTACCTGCTGGGGATGGACCCGTTGCGGATCGAGTACCACTGGCGGAAGCTGTATCAGAGCGGTTACTTCCGTGGTGGGCCGGTGCTGATGAGTGCGCTCGCCGGCATCGACCAGGCACTGTGGGACATCAAGGGTCGCCACTACGACGCCCCGATCCACGACCTGCTCGGTGGCCACGTCCGGGACCGGATGCTCGTCTATCAGTGGATCGGGGGCGCCGATCCCGACAAGATCGCTGACTCCGCACGACAGCATTCAGAGCGAGGCTACCGCGCGTTCAAACTCAACAACCCGCGGAAGTTCCGGCCGATGGAGACGACCCGGGCCGTCGAGCGGGTCGTCGACCGGGTCGCGGCACTCCGGGACGCCGTCGGGAGCGACGCACTCGTCGGCGTGGACTTCCACGGCCGCGTCTCGAAGCCGATGGCGCTGGAACTCCTCCGCAGGCTCGAACCGTTCAACCTGATGTTCGCCGATCAGCCGCTGACGCCCGAACACGGCGAGGCCTTCGGCGCGCTCAACCAGCAGACCAGCGTGCCGGTCTCGACCGGCGAACGGCACTACTCACGGTACGATTTCAAGCCACTGCTGACGGAGAACGCCGTCTCCGTCATCCAGCCCGATGTCACACACGTCGGCGGCATCAGCGAGATGCGGAAAGTGGCGTCGATGGCTCAGGCGTTCGACGTGGCGGTCGTCCCGCACTGCCCGCTCGGTCCGATCGCGTTCGCCGCCAGCTTGCAGGTCGGGTTCGCCTCCCAGAACGTCGTCATGCAGGAACAGGACCTCACACTCCACGATCCGGCGTCGAGTCAGGGCCTCGCACTCCTCGAAGACCCGGCGACCTTCGAGTTCGAGGACGGTTACGTCGAACGGCCGACCGGTCCCGGCCTCGGGATCGAAGTCGACGAGGCGTACCTTCGCGAGAAGGCCCAGTCCGACGTGAACTGGTACAACCCGGTGTGGCACCACGAGGACGGGAGCGTCGCCGAGTGGTGA